The Bdellovibrionales bacterium genome has a segment encoding these proteins:
- a CDS encoding tyrosine-type recombinase/integrase has product MVLKWWVEFFDELEHIRGRSLNTIQAYRRDLELFEEFQKKHKDLRDLYSFLDKHKLSTRSQARVLSSIRTYYRFCEARGDKIPDLTKLRPPRVTVALPQALTYQDFERLYKACVVETNPHRSARNQITLLLLFGLGCRVTELIQLNLQDFYATEGWLKVRGKGNKERIIPLTQQLLSELKIYIDHVRPVLNKENTNAILLNDRGHRPSRVDIWRWLDAWSKKAGFEDTVNPHKFRHGCATALLESGADLRSIQKLLGHSSLQTTQIYTSVSNTKMRETIDEHHPLSQMGDLDIVEDNSDDPSPESEL; this is encoded by the coding sequence ATGGTATTGAAGTGGTGGGTCGAGTTTTTTGATGAATTAGAGCATATCCGCGGGAGATCTCTCAATACCATTCAGGCCTACCGCCGCGATCTCGAGCTGTTCGAAGAATTTCAAAAGAAGCATAAAGATCTCAGAGACCTCTATTCTTTTCTCGATAAGCATAAGCTTTCGACTCGCTCGCAAGCGCGAGTCCTCAGTAGTATTCGCACCTACTATCGTTTTTGCGAAGCTCGCGGGGATAAAATTCCTGACCTCACAAAACTGCGTCCACCTCGAGTCACCGTAGCTCTTCCCCAAGCCCTCACGTATCAGGACTTTGAGAGACTCTATAAGGCGTGCGTGGTGGAAACGAATCCCCATCGTTCCGCTCGCAATCAGATCACCTTACTTTTACTTTTTGGATTAGGTTGCCGAGTGACTGAATTGATTCAGCTGAATCTTCAAGATTTTTACGCCACCGAAGGTTGGCTGAAGGTTCGCGGCAAAGGAAATAAAGAACGTATTATTCCATTAACTCAGCAGCTTTTATCAGAATTAAAAATCTATATCGATCATGTCCGTCCGGTGTTAAATAAAGAAAACACCAATGCCATTTTACTCAATGATCGAGGACATCGTCCGAGCCGCGTCGACATTTGGCGATGGCTGGATGCATGGTCTAAAAAAGCAGGATTTGAAGATACGGTTAATCCTCATAAGTTTAGACATGGCTGTGCGACGGCTCTTTTGGAGAGCGGAGCAGATCTCCGCTCGATTCAAAAGTTACTTGGCCACTCGAGTTTACAAACCACGCAAATTTATACCTCCGTCTCCAACACCAAAATGCGAGAGACGATTGATGAGCATCATCCGCTTTCGCAAATGGGCGATCTCGACATCGTTGAAGACAATTCGGATGATCCGTCTCCCGAAAGCGAACTCTAG